From a region of the Rhabdothermincola sediminis genome:
- the rpsJ gene encoding 30S ribosomal protein S10, whose translation MADKQKIRIRLKAYDHEIIDQSTKKIVETVVRTNATVRGPVPLPTEKHRYTVIRSPHKDKDSREHFEMRIHKRLLDILDPSPKTVDSLQRLDLPAGVDIEIKIQQA comes from the coding sequence ATGGCCGACAAGCAGAAGATCCGAATCAGGCTGAAGGCCTACGACCACGAGATCATCGACCAGTCGACGAAGAAGATCGTCGAGACGGTCGTGCGCACCAACGCGACCGTGCGGGGGCCGGTTCCGCTTCCCACCGAGAAGCACCGCTACACGGTGATCCGCAGCCCGCACAAGGACAAGGACAGCCGCGAGCACTTCGAGATGCGGATCCACAAGCGCCTCCTCGACATCCTCGACCCCTCACCCAAGACGGTCGATTCGCTCCAACGGCTCGACCTGCCGGCGGGCGTCGACATCGAGATCAAG